AAAATATAAATAGAGAGGAATCTCACTCACAGTCCAAAAGACTCTGCCCTGTACAAGTCCATAAGGAACTGGTCCAAATTTCCTTGAATCATTGGTATTAAACTTGTTATCCCCTTCAATCCAAACATGTCCATCTGGTACCTGTTCACATTCAAAGCATATTCACCTAAGAAACAAaagtggagaaaaaaaaaaaagggggcaaaATCCCGACTGCATCAGCTCCTGAAGAGTTagtggtcaaaaacacacctgaactatcagttgttttaatacatagatggtgatagttcaggtagaaaaacGGAACAATTGATAGTTGggggtgtgaaactcgcgaaaaagtgatactccctctgtttcaatttatttatcttactttcctttttaaactGTTTACAAGAGAAtgcctcttttcttttttaacaactctttaattccaacttttcGCATCTCGTATTTAAGACCCCACAAGATTAAAGTGCATTTTGATACATTCTACATATCCTTAATTTAAGACCACATGAAACTATGGGTCAAGTCAAAACCAAACAAACAAATTGATACGGAGGGAGTAGTAAACAAGCTGAAACCTACAAATTGTTACCAACTGCCAAAAAATCACTGCACAAGGGAAAAATCAGTTGTAAATTACTACTACTATTTTACTAAATCAATTATTACCACAACAGTAAGTTCTTTGTCATTACTTCCATGATCCACAACATATCTAACAGTATCACCACCCATACCAATGAGTCTCTTGATCACAATCTTTCTTGGGTTTTCGGGGCTCCGAACTAGCACCACATCGCCCCGTTGCGTTTTCTCAAACCGGGTCGAAAGCCTTTCAGCTAAAACAAGATCACCAGTCAGATTAAACGTTGGAAGCATGCTTGGACCTTGAGTctgcccaaaaaaataaataaattaaaattgcAGTTCACTTAGCCCAAATCATTAAGTAGTAAAACTAAAACGTACGAGAGCGAAGGTGCAGATGTAGTTGTTGGTGACATGAAGACCACAGAGGAATTTGGACACAAGAAGTGTTTGTTGAAATGCCTCTTTGATAAAAGGCGTCAATTGCTTCAGATTTCCCAGACCCATTTTTGGACACTGGGTTTTTaagaaaggtttttttttttttttttttcccttcttccTACATATGGAGTATGTTGTTGTTACATATATGACAATTCCAGTTTCAATGAAGCAATGAGACTCCTTATATTACAATAGATGATGACAAATGATATTCTAATATGAAACAAAACAAACTTGACATTAGTGACTGAGCACTTCAACTGAGTTGGGGAAGGGGACGACGGAGGAACAAACAAGGAAAGAAAAGAAGTAAGGGCTTTTGCTGTGAAGGGCATTTTTAGAATTATAAATGTTATAAGGGTTAAGAAGGTAAAATAGTTAATGTTAGTTTCTACTATATATAAATGGGAAGCGAGTACTAACACGACAACAAATGATTGTACTAAAAGCAACAtaagtactccctctgtttcaatttgtttgaacctattttctttttagtttgtgtCAAAATAAATGACttatttcctaatttggaaacaaattcactttatgaatgatttatagtcacacaaattttcaaggcttatttagaaccacaagtttcaaaagtcttccctctttcttaaatatcgtgcccagtcaaatgagttcgtataaattgaaacggaggaagtatatCATAAAGTTCGGCCTACATTTGGCTTCTCCTTTAACCAAGTGTACCTTTCAATTGCCCTATTTTGGCTTACATGTGGTTACATCTTTATTtttaggccaaagtcatagatagaCCCTCAAACTTGTCCATAGTTTCCACTTGGACCCCTCAACCGAGCCGCGTACCATATGAACCCTTCAAGACAGCCTTTATTGTGTCACTTTGACCTGTCGGTCCAACTTGGCATTTAAAGAATTATGTGTGTTGGCACGCGCCGCCTACGTGTATAAGCCTCCCAATTAAATGTTGCCATGTCAATTAGAACGCCACATATGCACGGGCCAACCCGGTTAAAACCCATTGAACCTGTTAAATTTTTATACGCAAACATATCAGTACCCGATCATTTTCCCTCCGTCAAAGTccatttcttttccaaatattttcaCCTCCTAAATTCATCCTAATTCAAACCCTAAATTCATCTATTTCGACGGTAGAATTCGACACAGTGTTTAAACTTCCGCCCAATTCTAACGCATACGCTGTTCGTTACCCCCAAAATAAACCCTAAGTTCATCGTTTTCAGCTAGTTGATTTTGTGTGTTGGAGTCATAGTTTTTCTGTGGGTTTTGAAGGTTTTTCTGTGCATTTTGTTCATTCCATTCTTTAAGAAGGTAACTTTTGCTTTAGCCTTTTATTATTGTCAAAATATTTAGtggatggtattgttgttattcCGTGCAAAATTGGGGTTTTTTAAAAggattgacattattaaatagtaGATATATCAGATATTATTGAGGTCCATTTTCACCATGGTGGTAACTTTACAATGGGCCCTAACCCCATATATGTTGATGAGAAGGATGTTGTAATTGCTGATATTGATAAAGACCATTTCTCTTTATTCGAGCTACTGTTTTATACAAAAAAATTTGAATATAATTTAGTGGGTGGTTTCCTTTACTTTGACTTAATAAGTAAAACTTTCGTCCAAGTGATGACTGCTCGAGAATTGTTAAATATTGTGAGTGGTTTGAAAGTTGGTGATGTGTTACATTTTTATAGTTCACATGTGTGTGAAAACCCTGAGGTGGTGGAAGATGTGGGCCCTACTGGACTTATTTGTGGGTTAGAGGTAAATGATGCATCTAGGGCAACAAATATGGATTTTGATAGTGATATAAATACTGGGGTTGGAGAAAACATAGAAAACtctaaagaaagagaagaagctgCTGTAAATGCTCCTAGTGTTGAAGAGGTTGAAGAGAGAGGGTCTGTAAATGTTCCTAATGTTGAAGAGAGAGGGTCTGTAAATGTTCCTAATGTTGAAGAGAGAGGGTCAACTGTTGAAGTTAAAGAGGAAGTGAATGATGAACAAACTGATGATAGAGACTCATTTTTGGCTAGTAGTGAGTCAGATCTGGATAAAATACCAGATGAAGATGATAGTGAAGCTGATGAAGAGTTAATTTCTTTGAGGAATGAAAGGAGAAGTAAACTGAAGAAGCAAATACCAAGGAGAAAGGAACCTGTTGTCACTGCTGAGATTCCCCTAGGTGGGGGAAGAATAGATAAAGTTTTTGAAGATATTGGAAAGAACAAGGCCTCCAAATACAATGGATACTTAGTAGGGGATGAGCAGTATATTGGTAGTTCTTCTGAAGAGTATAGTGAAGATTCAGATGATGAGCTGGATGTGGATGTTGAACCTGGTGTTGACTTGCCAAGTAGAAGGAAGAGCAACAAATTAAGGTATGATCCGGATTGTGTGGTTAGCATTTTTTAGCTAGGCATGGTATTTGAGAATGCTAAAGTATTTAGAAAGGCAGTAGCTAATTATGCTGTTGAATACCATGTTCAATTAAAACTTAAACCAAATGAGCAGAAGAAAGTGAGGTGTAGGTGTAAGTCCAAGATTTGTAATTGGAGGTTGTATGCTAGTGTTGATAAAAAATCAGGGGATTTTATGGTGAAAACTTACCATCCAATTCACAAGTGCACTCCACTTAACAAGAATAAGATGTGCAATGCTAAGTTCATATCCAACAGATTTAGGGATAGGATCACTTCTCAACCTACTATTAGAATTTGGGAAATTCAGGACTTGGTTAGAGACCAGTTAGGGTTGTATGTTGGTAGAACTATATGTCATAGGGTAAAACAAATAGTGCTTAATAAGTTTATGGGGGATTGGAGGGAGGAGTTTGCAAGACTTTGTGATTATGCAAAACAAATCATTTTGAGTAATCCTGGTAACACTTGCATAGTGAAAACAGACAGAGAAAGTCAGCCTGGAGTGAATTTGtttaagtatttttatgtttGTTTTGATGCAATGAAAAAGGGCTGGTTGGAGAGATGCAGGAAAATTATTGGGTTTGATGGTTGCTTCCTAAAAGGTGCATGTAAGGGTGAACTTCCGGTGGCTGTTGGAAAAAATGGGAATCAGCAGATGTTTCCCATTGCTTGGGCTGTCATTGACAATGAGTCAAAAGAGTCATGGACATGGTTTATTCAGAACTTAATCAATGATTTGGGGCTGggaattggagatggaattacaGTAATGTCAGACATGCAAAAGGTAATTTTACTAACTTTTTTTGCATTGTTAACCTTGTTTTTTTGGCATATATACTAACTGTACTTGTTGTGTGGTATTGtagggattgttgagcacacttcttaatcttttacCAAATGCTGAGCATAGGAAATGTGCTAGACACATATGGGCTAATTGGCAGAAATATTGGAAAGGTGAAGAAAGAAGAAAACAATTCTGGAGGGTCTCTAAAGCATCATTTGAGGTAAAGTTGAGAGAAGAACTTACAAAATTAGATAAACTTGGAAAAGACATCTGTGAAGATTTATTGCAATTTAACAAAGAACACTGGTGTAGAGCCTATTTTAGGGAACACTCTAATTGTGATGTAGTTGAAAACAATATGTGTGAGACCTTTAATTCCTGGATATTAGCAGCTAGGCATAAGTCTATAATTACCATGCT
Above is a genomic segment from Lycium barbarum isolate Lr01 chromosome 12, ASM1917538v2, whole genome shotgun sequence containing:
- the LOC132623577 gene encoding mitochondrial ATP-independent inner membrane protease subunit 1a-like — its product is MGLGNLKQLTPFIKEAFQQTLLVSKFLCGLHVTNNYICTFALTQGPSMLPTFNLTGDLVLAERLSTRFEKTQRGDVVLVRSPENPRKIVIKRLIGMGGDTVRYVVDHGSNDKELTVVVPDGHVWIEGDNKFNTNDSRKFGPVPYGLVQGRVFWTVWPPEAFGSVGREVR
- the LOC132624486 gene encoding uncharacterized protein LOC132624486, yielding MVFENAKVFRKAVANYAVEYHVQLKLKPNEQKKVRCRCKSKICNWRLYASVDKKSGDFMVKTYHPIHKCTPLNKNKMCNAKFISNRFRDRITSQPTIRIWEIQDLVRDQLGLYVGRTICHRVKQIVLNKFMGDWREEFARLCDYAKQIILSNPGNTCIVKTDRESQPGVNLFKYFYVCFDAMKKGWLERCRKIIGFDGCFLKGACKGELPVAVGKNGNQQMFPIAWAVIDNESKESWTWFIQNLINDLGLGIGDGITVMSDMQKGLLSTLLNLLPNAEHRKCARHIWANWQKYWKGEERRKQFWRVSKASFEVKLREELTKLDKLGKDICEDLLQFNKEHWCRAYFREHSNCDVVENNMCETFNSWILAARHKSIITMLEEIRHKVMTRHVEMRRFAETWITDISPMARVMLEENKKLSNKCEVLWNGLEGFEIKEYEYRFIVHLWNKTCTCRLWQLRGIPCQHAICAFYHLGDEPNNHVEYWYRKETFMKAYSYFLNPLPNMKMWPKTNNMKIEPPAPKVMPGRPKKKRRKDKDEPRKKYGKLSKKGVQMTCSTCHQLGHNKKSCPVTKGGSGRGSGESSSAHKRPTGSGESSSAQKRPTGSGESVGLKRGRGSGQSSSAQKRPKNAGLGCYISPTTGRTVINPGSSSERVVRHGTMRDTSAVNIDLGFKPHGLKFKGKSDVTTTQLQQQSRNRRNITTNEPSTQPEAKKKLIWKS